A genomic segment from Vitis riparia cultivar Riparia Gloire de Montpellier isolate 1030 unplaced genomic scaffold, EGFV_Vit.rip_1.0 scaffold824_pilon_pilon, whole genome shotgun sequence encodes:
- the LOC117910724 gene encoding sulfate transporter 1.3-like, which translates to MSSSHRHSEDLPYVHKVGVPPKQDLLKEFTDTVKETFFADDPLRPFKDQSRSRQFVLGLQSLFPILEWGRDYNLTKLRGDLIAGFTIASLCIPQDIGYAKLANLAPQYGLYSSFVPPLIYAFMGSSRDIAIGPVAVVSLLIGTMLQNVIDPTENEVEYRRLAFTATFFAGITQATLGFFRLGFLIDFLSHAAIVGFMAGAAITIALQQLKGLLGIKKFTRKTDIISVMHSVWSTVHHGWNWETIVIGLSFLAFLLLAKYIGKKNKKLFWVPAIAPLISVILSTFFVYITHAEKHGVQIVPHIRKGVNPPSLHEIYFTGGYVIKGFKIGVVVGLIALTEAIAIGRTFAAMKGYQLDGNKEMVALGTMNIVGSMTSCYVATGSFSRSAVNNMAGCRTAVSNIVMSCIVLLTLEVITPLFKYTPNAIISSIIISAVLSLIDIQAIVLIWKIDKFDFVACMGALFGVVFASVEIGLLIAISISFIKILLQVTRPRTTILGKLPRTNIYRNIYQYPEAAKVPGILIVRVDSAIYFSNSNYVKERILRWLTDEEEQLKENQQPRIQSLIVEMSPVTEIDTSGIHALEELYKNLQKREVQLNLANPGQVVIDKLHASNFANLIGEDKIFLSVADAVLSYAPKMEDL; encoded by the exons ATGTCTTCATCACATCGCCATTCGGAGGACTTGCCATACGTTCACAAGGTGGGAGTGCCTCCTAAGCAGGACCTTTTGAAGGAGTTCACAGACACTGTGAAAGAAACTTTCTTTGCAGATGACCCCTTAAGACCTTTTAAAGACCAGTCAAGATCGAGACAATTTGTACTTGGTCTTCAATCCCTTTTCCCAATTCTGGAATGGGGAAGGGATTACAACCTTACCAAACTTAGAGGTGATCTCATTGCTGGATTCACCATTGCAAGCCTCTGTATTCCTCAG GATATTGGATATGCAAAGCTTGCAAATCTTGCTCCTCAATATGGTTTAT ACAGTAGCTTTGTTCCACCACTTATCTATGCCTTCATGGGTAGCTCAAGAGACATTGCCATAGGACCAGTAGCTGTGGTGTCTCTCCTGATTGGAACTATGTTGCAGAATGTGATTGATCCAACTGAAAATGAAGTTGAGTATAGGCGTCTTGCATTCACTGCTACATTCTTTGCGGGCATCACTCAGGCCACACTTGGTTTCTTTAG ATTGGGTTTCTTGATTGACTTCTTATCTCATGCTGCCATTGTCGGGTTTATGGCTGGAGCTGCCATTACCATTGCCCTTCAACAACTTAAAGGCTTGCTGGGCATAAAGAAGTTCACAAGGAAAACCGATATTATCTCTGTTATGCACTCAGTATGGAGCACAGTACATCATGGG TGGAACTGGGAGACCATAGTCATAGGATTATCATTCTTGGCTTTCCTTTTGTTGGCCAAGTATATT GGcaagaagaacaagaaattaTTTTGGGTGCCTGCAATTGCTCCCTTGATCTCTGTCATACTTTCAACCTTTTTTGTGTATATCACTCATGCTGAAAAACATGGTGTTCAAATT GTCCCACATATTAGAAAAGGTGTCAATCCACCATCTCTTCATGAAATATATTTCACAGGAGGGTATGTCATTAAAGGCTTTAAGATCGGTGTTGTGGTCGGTTTGATAGCTCTAACG GAAGCTATAGCAATTGGAAGAACATTTGCAGCCATGAAGGGGTATCAGCTGGATGGAAACAAAGAAATGGTAGCATTAGGAACTATGAATATTGTGGGCTCAATGACATCTTGTTATGTTGCTACAG GATCCTTTTCTCGGTCAGCAGTGAATAACATGGCTGGCTGCCGCACAGCAGTTTCCAACATAGTGATGTCCTGCATTGTATTGCTAACTTTGGAAGTTATCACACCATTATTTAAGTACACCCCGAATGCCATAATCTCTTCTATCATCATATCTGCTGTGCTAAGCCTAATCGACATTCAAGCAATAGTTCTGATATGGAAGATCGATAAATTTGACTTTGTTGCTTGCATGGGAGCCCTTTTTGGTGTGGTTTTTGCTTCTGTTGAGATAGGGCTCTTAATTGCA ATCTCCATATCCTTTATCAAAATCCTCCTGCAAGTGACTAGGCCCAGGACCACAATACTTGGGAAGCTCCCGAGGACAAATATTTACCGAAACATATATCAATATCCAGAAGCAGCAAAGGTGCCAGGCATTTTAATTGTCAGAGTTGACTCTGCAATTTACTTCTCCAACTCCAACTATGTTAAGGAGAG GATTTTGAGATGGCTAACTGATGAGGAGGAGCAACTGAAAGAAAACCAGCAACCAAGAATCCAATCTTTGATAGTCGAAATGTCAC CTGTTACAGAAATTGACACTAGTGGCATCCATGCCTTAGAAGAGTTATATAAGAACCTTCAGAAGAGAGAAGTTCAG cTTAATCTGGCAAATCCTGGGCAAGTTGTGATTGACAAGCTCCATGCATCCAATTTTGCCAACTTGATTGGGGAGGACAAGATCTTTCTCAGTGTTGCAGACGCAGTTCTATCTTATGCTCCAAAGATGGAAGACCTTTAA
- the LOC117910720 gene encoding probable inactive receptor kinase At2g26730, whose product MEPSQLLQLLLIFVLLLLHSTDADDPSVDSTNPTSSSVVMNDSAGDSYKNPLKSRMVIIFVVLDVVGLIVVVWLFILYYKKAKKFNKEMKNRDSEEEQENEEEIEAGENEVVAGKAKGKLIFMRNEAYFELDDLLKASAEGLGKGNFGNSYKAMLDEDLIVVVKRFRDLKPLSTEEFGKHLQLIAAHNHPNLLPPLAYYCSREEKLLVYKFADNGSLFDRLHGGRGQNRVPFRWNSRLAVAQAVARALEHLHLNTKTETMVPHGNLKSTNVLYTKNNTIVVSDYGLASIIAPPIAAQRMVSYKSPEYQNLRRVSKKSDVWSYGSLLLELLTGRIPSHTAPEGNGVDICSWVHRAVREEWTAEIFDHEICTRRGSCEGMLSLLQIAIGCCDKSPEMRPDMTEVAKEVANIQAAGAEEDDDFSFDRSSFTDDSLSTNPSIVLADA is encoded by the exons ATGGAGCCTTCTCAACTCCTTCAGcttcttctcatttttgttcttcttctctTACACAGTACGGATGCAGATGATCCTTCGGTTGATTCAACCAATCCCACCAGCAGCTCTGTAGTGATGAATGATTCAGCAGGCGACTCCTATAAAAATCCTTTAAAGTCCCGTATGgttattatttttgtggttCTTGATGTTGTTGGTCTAATTGTTGTGGTGTGGCTTTTCATTCTTTACTATAAGAAAGCTAAGAAATTCAATAAAGAGATGAAGAATAGGGACAGTGAAGAAGAGCAAGAGAACGAAGAGGAGATAGAGGCAGGAGAAAATGAAGTTGTGGCTGGGAAAGCGAAAGGGAAGCTCATATTCATGAGGAATGAAGCCTATTTTGAACTTGATGATCTCCTAAAAGCTTCTGCAGAGGGGTTGGGCAAAGGAAATTTCGGAAACAGTTACAAGGCCATGCTGGATGAAGACTTAATAGTTGTGGTAAAGCGGTTTAGGGATTTGAAACCTTTAAGCACCGAGGAATTTGGGAAGCATTTGCAGCTGATTGCTGCCCACAATCACCCTAATTTGCTGCCCCCTCTTGCTTACTATTGCTCCAGAGAAGAGAAGTTGCTGGTGTACAAATTTGCGGACAATGGTAGCCTGTTTGACAGACTTCATG GAGGGAGAGGGCAGAACCGGGTCCCATTTCGCTGGAACTCAAGATTAGCAGTGGCTCAAGCTGTAGCTCGAGCTTTGGAGCATCTGCACCTCAACACCAAAACAGAAACCATGGTCCCCCATGGCAACTTAAAATCGACAAATGTTCTTTATACCAAGAACAATACAATTGTTGTTTCTGATTATGGCCTTGCTTCAATAATAGCACCTCCAATCGCAGCTCAAAGGATGGTTTCATATAAATCACCCGAGTATCAAAATCTGAGAAGGGTCTCCAAGAAGTCTGACGTGTGGAGTTATGGCTCCCTCCTCCTGGAGCTCCTCACAGGAAGAATCCCGTCTCATACTGCACCAGAAGGCAATGGAGTGGACATCTGTAGTTGGGTCCACCGAGCAGTGAGAGAAGAATGGACAGCTGAGATTTTCGACCACGAGATATGTACTCGGAGAGGTTCCTGTGAAGGGATGCTGAGTCTACTGCAAATTGCAATTGGTTGCTGCGACAAGTCACCGGAGATGCGTCCAGACATGACAGAAGTGGCCAAAGAAGTAGCAAATATACAGGCGGCCGGTGCAGAAGAAGACGACGACTTCTCCTTTGATCGATCATCATTTACCGATGATTCTCTGTCAACAAATCCATCAATCGTACTGGCAGATGCTTAA